DNA from Arthrobacter sp. FW305-BF8:
CCGAAAGGGCTGTGGCTATGGTCTTTCCTGACGCCGCAGGCACACAATTGATTATGGATGCAGAGCATTTCAGCGGGCCGCCTCCCCTCCTCGTGGGCATGGTCCCCGGTCAGCATCCGGAGGTCCTCAAGACCGCGGTCACTCTGGCCCAAAAGCTGTCCGCCCCGCTGCTGTGCGCCTACGTGGACGAAGCAAGCTACCTGGTTGAGTGGGATCCCGCGCGCTCTGCGCACCGGCTTTCGCTGCATCCCGACAGGGACGACGACGACATCCGTTCCGTGACGACGGAACTGAAGTCGGCCATCGGCTCGGCCCTACAGGACGGAGGGCCGGCGTGGACCTTGCGCACGCTTGCCGGGGATCCCGCACGGGCCCTCGGCAGGCTGGCCTCCGAGGTCAATGCCCCCATGATCATTGTGGGCACGCCGGAGCGCGGCTTCGGGCACCGGATCACTGAACTCCTGAACGGCTCCGTGGCCGCATGGCTCACCCACCACCAAAGCCGCCCCGTGTTGGTGGTCCCGTTCCGGATGGCCGCACACCAGGACAGGGCCGAGTAGCCAGCAGCCGCCCAAGACAATGGTGGAAAAGTAAAGCGAAAGTAGTTATTCGAGGTGGTGGCCAACATGGCTACCGGCAAGTAAGCTGATCAGGCAGGCCGCCGCAGGCCCGCCCAAAGACTGCTCCGGAGTGCGTATCCCCCAATAACGCGCTCCGGAGCTTTTTTGTTGCCCAAAAACCTCCGAGGGCACAAGCGGTCTTGCCCGCGCGCTCACTTTCCGCATCCGCGTTGACCTGCCGCATCACCCTTGACTGATACCCCCTAGGGGTATAACTTTGGGGCATGGAAACTTCCGAAGGACAGACGCCGGCGGCGCCTAACGAAGAAGCGATTGCAGAGGCCCCGCAGCACGGCTACACGGCGGACAAGGATGCGTACCTGCGCCGGCTCCGGCGGATCGAGGGACAGGTCCGTGGCATTGCCCGGATGGTTGAGGAAGACAAATACTGCATCGACATCCTGACGCAGGTCGCGGCCGTGACCAAGGCCCTGCACGCCGTCAGCCTCGGCCTCGTGGAAGAACACATTGGCCACTGCGTTGTCGGGGCGGCCTCCGAGCCTGATCCTGACCTGCGGGCTGAAGCCATCGACCTCAAGGTCAAGGAGGCGGCGGGTGCCATCGGGCGCCTGCTGCGCTAGCGGCAAACCACCACCCACCAGCCGACCAACCCCGTTATCGCACCAACTAGGAGCCAGCAATGAGTACCATCTCCACCAAAGTCCACGTCTCCGGCATGACCTGCGGGCACTGCGTATCAGCCGTCAGCGAGGAGCTCGAGGCGCTGGCCGGCGTCGAGGAAATCGACGTCGACCTCAACGCCGGCGGCGTTTCGACCGTCACCATTACTTCCACGCAGAAGCTCTCCCCCTCCGAAATCGGCGAGGCAGTGGCCGAGGCGGGCTACCTGGTGGTGGCCAACGAGGCCTGACGCGCCTCCCATTCGTACCGAGCACGGCCAAGATCGAGCACCACCAGAGAAGGACCAGTCATGGGCACCGAACACCTTTCCGCAGGCTCCGCCAGCCGGGTGATCGAACTCGACGTCGAGGGCATGACCTGCGCGTCGTGCGTGAACCGGGTTGAAAAGAAGCTCGCCAAGCTTGACGGCGTCGAGGCCACCGTCAACCTCCCCCTGGAAACAGCGCACGTGACCGTCCCGGCCGGCATCACGGACCAACAGATCACAGACCAGGTAGCCTCCGCCGGCTACAAGGCGAGGATTAAAACGGTCATCGAGGAGGACCACGACCACACCGCGGCCGACGTCGCCCCGCATCACGAAGACCATATGGCGCACGGCGGCAGGGCATCAGAGCTGAAGCCGCGCCTGCTCGTCGCGGCGGTCCTGGCCGTGCCGGTGTTCCTCATCTCGATGTTCCCGGCTTTCCAGTTCCCCAACTGGGGCTGGGTGGCGGGCGCCCTGGCGCTGCCGGTGGTCAGCTGGGCTGCGTGGCCGTTCCACAAGGCGGCCGCCATCAACGCCCGCCACCTCGCCTCCACCATGGACACGCTGGTATCGCTCGGAGTCATCGCTGCCTACCTGTTTTCCGCCTGGCAACTCCTCGCCGATCCGCGCCTGACCGAACACCCCGGCATGGAGCAGATGGGTGGCGCGGGTTCCGGCGGCCTGTACTTCGAGGTGGCCAGCGTGGTCACCACGTTCCTTCTGCTGGGCCGGTTCCTGGAGGCGAACGCCAAGGCGAAGGCCGGTGACGCGCTCAGGGCCCTCTTGGACCTGGGAGCCAAGGACGCCACCGTCCTGCAGGACGGCGCCGAGGTGAAGATCCCGGCAAGCCGGCTGGCTGTCGGGGACCTGATCGTGGTCCGCCCGGGCGAAAAGATCGCCACCGACGGCGTGGTGGTGGACGGCGCCTCGGCGGTGGATGCCTCCCTGGTCACCGGCGAATCAGTGCCGGTGGACGTGGGTCCGGGCAGCCATGTCACAGGTGCCACCATCAACACGTCCGGCCGGGTCCTGGTCCGGGCCACCCGTGTCGGCGCGGAAACCACCCTGGCCCAGATGGGGCGGCTCGTTTCCCAGGCGCAGACCGGAAAGGCACCCATCGCCCGGCTTGCGGACCGCATCAGCGCAGTATTCGTGCCGGTGGTCCTGGCCATCGCCCTCCTCACATTCGCCGGCTGGCTGCTCGCCGCCGGACAGGACATCACCGGCCCGGAGCTCCGCGCCGCCTTCACAGCCGCGGTGGCCGTGCTGGTCATCGCCTGCCCCTGCGCCCTTGGCCTGGCCACCCCCGTGGGCCTCCTCACCGGCACCGGCCGCGGTGCGCAGCTGGGCATTCTCATCAAGGGTCCGCAGGTCCTGGAAGACACCCGCACGGTGGACACCATCCTCCTGGACAAGACCGGAACCGTCACCAGCGGCCAGCTCTCCGTCGAGGCCACCGTGGCATTCGCCCCGTTCAGCGAGGCGGAAGTCCTGCGGCTGGCCGGTGCGGTCGAGTCGGCGTCGGAGCATCCGATCGCCGCCGCGATCGCCGCCGCCGCACGGTCCGCCGTGCCCGCCATGGGGCAGCCGTCGCACACCAGCCACAGCGGCAGGGAAGCGGACGACGACGCCGGCCTGCCCGCCGTCGTCGGCTTCCGGTCCGCACCCGGCGGCGGAGTGGTGGGCACCGTGGAGGGCCGGCTCGTGGTCGCCGGCCGGAGCGGGTGGCTACGGGACAACGGCGTGGAGCCCACGCCGGCACAGGACCAGGCGCTCCGCGCCGCCGAACAGTCCGGCGCCACAGCCATCTGGCTGGCGGTGGACGGCGAGGCTGCCGGCATCGTCGAACTGCGGGATACGGTCAAGGCGGGATCGGCGGTGGCCGTCGCGCGGTTCAAGGCCCTGGGCCTGCGGCCCATGCTGCTCACCGGCGACAACACCGCCGTCGCAGCGCAGGTGGCCGCCGCCGTCGGAATCGCCGCGGACGATGTTTTCGCCGGCGTCCTGCCCGAAGGCAAGGTGGACGCAGTCCGCCGGCTGCAAGCCGGCGGCGCGACCGTGGCCATGGCGGGAGACGGCGTGAACGACGCCGCCGCCCTGGCGCAGGCCGATCTGGGCATCGCGATGGGCTCCGGCACAGACGTGGCGATCGAAGCCGCCGACCTGACCGTGATGGGCAACGACCTGGGGCAGGTGGCCACCGCGATCGAGCTGTCCCGCCGCACCCTGGCCACCATCAAGACCAACCTGTTCTGGGCCTTCTTTTACAACGCGATGGGCATTCCCCTGGCGGCCCTCGGCCTGCTCAATCCGATGATCGCAGGGGTGGCCATGGCAGCGAGTTCCGTGCTGGTGGTGGCCAACTCGCTCAGGCTTCGCCGCTTCGGCAGGTAGTGCCCCGGACCTAGGCGGTACCGAAGCGGATGGCCGAGCGGGCCTTCGCCTTGGCGGCCTCCTCGTCGCGGTCCTTCGCGGGAGCGTGGGTAACGAGGGCGTCGAGCAGGTGCTGGGTCACGTGGGCTATCTCGTGCACGGCGCGCTCGAACGCCTCCTCATTCGCCTTCGACGGCTTGGTACTGCCGCTCACCTTGCGCACGTACTGCAGCGCTGCGGCGTGGATCTCCTCGGACGTAGCGTGCGGTTCGTAGTTGTGGAGGGTACGGATATTCCGGCACATACCCCCATGCTAGGCTCTGGAGCGCCCAGGATCGACCCTTTCGCCCCGCTTCGGGCGGGGCAAGTGCCTATGGGGAGAACTCCATGGGGAGCGCTGCCCATCGACCCCGTTCTGGGCTAAGGATAGGTTTGAGGCAATGGATCTTCCGGACGAGCCGGAGGCCACGGGGGATGCCGAGTGGATCGGGTCCGTTGATTAAAGGAGATACGTCATGGCTTTGTTGGGTGCAGATGTTGAAGCGCTGCGGAACCTGGGCACCAGGCTCACGGCTGGTTCGAATGACATCCAGAACCAGAAGAACCAGCTGAACAATCAGCTCGACGGCGTCGACTGGAGGGGCCCGGACGCTGACCGGTTCCGTGACGACTGGAGGAGCAACCACCTTCCGGCCCTCGAGAGGGTGGCACGCGCCCTGGAAGAGGCGGGCCAGCAGGCAACCCGCAACGCCCAGCAGCAGACTGAAGCTTCCCAGGGCTAGACCGGTAACGCACGGGAGGGCCGGACGCAGCATGCGTCCGGCCCTCCGGCATTTAAGCGGTTAGCTACTGAACTTTTGAAGACTCAGGGGACGGGTTCGACGTCGTTCGCGTGGTCAAGCGGTCCGTTCACCTTTGCTTGGTCGCCCGCTTTGGCTCCCCGGAGCTCATCCAGCCGGACGAACAAGACCCCGCCGACAATCAGCACGCCGCCGAGGAGCTGGATGGGGCCGGGCAGTTCACCAAGCAACAGCCAGGCCCAGATCACGGCGAACAGGACCTCAGTGAGGGAAATGAACGAGGCCACTTTGGACCCGAGTGCGCGCGCCGCCACGATTCCTGAGACGTAGGCCAGCACGGTGGCCAGCAGCACGAGTCCGCCCAGCGGAACCCACCAGGGGGTTGTCCACGGACCGAGCTCAGTGTCGGCCGTGCTGATGGCCATGGGCAGGAGTCCCGTGGCTGCCGTCAGCCACATAACCGCTGCCCCCACCAGAAGCCCGCCCGACGCCAGAACGATGGGCGGCAGGGTGTCATTCTGCTTGGCCGTGATGAAGAAGTACATGGCCAGGCAGACGGCAGCGGCGAGGCCCCAGAACACACCGACGGCGTCGACCTTTACCGAGCCGGTGAGGTCCAGCACGAGGATAAGGCCGCCCAGGGACAGCAGCGTCCCCGCAATTGTCAGGGGGCGGGGCCGCTTCCGGCTGGCCACCCAGAGCCACAGGACGATCAACACCGGAGCGAGGTATTCGAGCAGGAGGGCCACACCAACGGACAGCCGGGCCACGGCGTTGAAGTAGAACAGCTGGCAGGCAGCCACACCGATCAGGCCAAACAGCACGATCGTGACCCAGTTGGACGGCAGCTGGCTCCAGCGCCCGCGAAGCGCCAGGACAGCAGGGATTGCAAGGATGAGTGCGGCCGCTGTCAGCCGGGCCGTGACGGCTGCCCCGGGTGTCCAGCCGGTTTCCAGGAGTGATTTGGCAAAGGAGCCGGAGAGCCCGAAGACGGCTGACGAAAAGAGGGCGATGCCCAGTCCTGACGCAAGGAAGCCGGAGGCCTCTGGCGAGGCCCCGGCCGCGGCGGGAGCCGTGGCCGTAGCCGTAGCCGGAGAAATCAGCGCTGTGTTGGCGCGGCGGATCGGTGCGGACACGGAGGTCTCCCGTCAGGAGTAAAGTGGGGTATTGGTCCTGACACTACGCCCCGCACCGTAAGGAGTCAAGGTGGTTTTTGCCCCTGACACAGAACTCTCACTGCGCTTCGTGGTGAACCTCATCAACTCTGCCGCCAACGGCGGGGAAAGCCTGGCCACGGTGGAGGACCTCGACGAGTTCCTCCGGCAGGAGGGCTTTATCGGCTCCCGCACCCACGACGCCGCCGAACTGGCCGCCGTCCACGCACTCCGCTCAGAACTGACAGCTTTATGGACCGCGGACGAGGATGCAGCCGTGGCCACTGTGAACCGGCTCCTGCGGGAAGCCCACGCACTCCCCCAACTCCTCAAGCACGACCAGTGGGACTGGCACCTGCATGCCACCACGCACGATGCCCCGCTGGCGGACAGGCTAGGCACCGAAGCCGCCATGGCGCTGGTGGACGTGATCCGCAGCAAGGAGATGGACCGCATGCTCGTGTGCGCGGCCGATGACTGCGACGCGGCGGTCCTTGACCTCAGCCGCAACCGGTCCAAGCGGTACTGCGACACCGGAAACTGCGCCAACCGCGCGCACGTCGCGGCCTACCGTGCGCGCCGCGCCACCGGGGAGTAAGGCCCGCCGGGGGGAAGGGCGCTAGGAGGCCCCGCCGTCGGGCCCGGGCTCACCGGTTCCGGCCGTACCGGCACCCGGGGCATCCGGACGGCGCTGGGTTCCCTCACTCTGGGCTCCCTGAGTCCCGTGGCCGCCATGTCCCGGGGAGGACCTCCGGGCCGAGCTCAGGTTCACGCCGGAGCCTTTACCCAGGTGCGCGGCGTTGTCCTTGTAGCTCATGGACAGCATCGCCGCGATGACGAGGGTGACAATGAAGGCGATGCCGGCGGCAATGAAGGCCAGGTCAAACCGCGGCGACCGGGCGCTGCCGCCGGAGGCAAAGATCAGCACCGCGAAGAACGCCACCACAGCCCAGAAGGCGGAGAACATCAGGGGTCCCTTGACCGAGGTCCGCAGATTGCGCGGTTCTCCTGGTTTCTGGTGTGCCAAGGTGATTCCTCCCGTGCGGGCGGCGCGATGCGGCCTGCCCGCTGTGCTGTGTGCTGGTCTTGAAGGTATTGGTAGCCAAAGGCTGTTCTACAAGGAGTAGAACCCTTGGTACTAGTTTACGGCCTTTGACGCGGCCGCCCGCGCATCATGCCGGAGCGAGAGGCCTGCCAGAATCCAGAGCACGCCCGAGATGATGGCGCCGCCGCCCGCAACGCCCAGCAGCGCGTGCGGACCAAGCCCCACAAAGAACGGAAGGGTGCCGGCCGTGCCCAGCCCGATGATTCCCGATGCCAGCCAGTCGCGGGCCAAGACATGCCGCCCACG
Protein-coding regions in this window:
- a CDS encoding EamA family transporter — its product is MSPATATATAPAAAGASPEASGFLASGLGIALFSSAVFGLSGSFAKSLLETGWTPGAAVTARLTAAALILAIPAVLALRGRWSQLPSNWVTIVLFGLIGVAACQLFYFNAVARLSVGVALLLEYLAPVLIVLWLWVASRKRPRPLTIAGTLLSLGGLILVLDLTGSVKVDAVGVFWGLAAAVCLAMYFFITAKQNDTLPPIVLASGGLLVGAAVMWLTAATGLLPMAISTADTELGPWTTPWWVPLGGLVLLATVLAYVSGIVAARALGSKVASFISLTEVLFAVIWAWLLLGELPGPIQLLGGVLIVGGVLFVRLDELRGAKAGDQAKVNGPLDHANDVEPVP
- a CDS encoding heavy metal translocating P-type ATPase — its product is MGTEHLSAGSASRVIELDVEGMTCASCVNRVEKKLAKLDGVEATVNLPLETAHVTVPAGITDQQITDQVASAGYKARIKTVIEEDHDHTAADVAPHHEDHMAHGGRASELKPRLLVAAVLAVPVFLISMFPAFQFPNWGWVAGALALPVVSWAAWPFHKAAAINARHLASTMDTLVSLGVIAAYLFSAWQLLADPRLTEHPGMEQMGGAGSGGLYFEVASVVTTFLLLGRFLEANAKAKAGDALRALLDLGAKDATVLQDGAEVKIPASRLAVGDLIVVRPGEKIATDGVVVDGASAVDASLVTGESVPVDVGPGSHVTGATINTSGRVLVRATRVGAETTLAQMGRLVSQAQTGKAPIARLADRISAVFVPVVLAIALLTFAGWLLAAGQDITGPELRAAFTAAVAVLVIACPCALGLATPVGLLTGTGRGAQLGILIKGPQVLEDTRTVDTILLDKTGTVTSGQLSVEATVAFAPFSEAEVLRLAGAVESASEHPIAAAIAAAARSAVPAMGQPSHTSHSGREADDDAGLPAVVGFRSAPGGGVVGTVEGRLVVAGRSGWLRDNGVEPTPAQDQALRAAEQSGATAIWLAVDGEAAGIVELRDTVKAGSAVAVARFKALGLRPMLLTGDNTAVAAQVAAAVGIAADDVFAGVLPEGKVDAVRRLQAGGATVAMAGDGVNDAAALAQADLGIAMGSGTDVAIEAADLTVMGNDLGQVATAIELSRRTLATIKTNLFWAFFYNAMGIPLAALGLLNPMIAGVAMAASSVLVVANSLRLRRFGR
- a CDS encoding metal-sensitive transcriptional regulator, translated to METSEGQTPAAPNEEAIAEAPQHGYTADKDAYLRRLRRIEGQVRGIARMVEEDKYCIDILTQVAAVTKALHAVSLGLVEEHIGHCVVGAASEPDPDLRAEAIDLKVKEAAGAIGRLLR
- a CDS encoding heavy-metal-associated domain-containing protein, which translates into the protein MSTISTKVHVSGMTCGHCVSAVSEELEALAGVEEIDVDLNAGGVSTVTITSTQKLSPSEIGEAVAEAGYLVVANEA
- a CDS encoding WXG100 family type VII secretion target — translated: MALLGADVEALRNLGTRLTAGSNDIQNQKNQLNNQLDGVDWRGPDADRFRDDWRSNHLPALERVARALEEAGQQATRNAQQQTEASQG
- a CDS encoding CGNR zinc finger domain-containing protein; translation: MVFAPDTELSLRFVVNLINSAANGGESLATVEDLDEFLRQEGFIGSRTHDAAELAAVHALRSELTALWTADEDAAVATVNRLLREAHALPQLLKHDQWDWHLHATTHDAPLADRLGTEAAMALVDVIRSKEMDRMLVCAADDCDAAVLDLSRNRSKRYCDTGNCANRAHVAAYRARRATGE
- a CDS encoding DUF2277 domain-containing protein; translation: MCRNIRTLHNYEPHATSEEIHAAALQYVRKVSGSTKPSKANEEAFERAVHEIAHVTQHLLDALVTHAPAKDRDEEAAKAKARSAIRFGTA
- a CDS encoding universal stress protein: MDAEHFSGPPPLLVGMVPGQHPEVLKTAVTLAQKLSAPLLCAYVDEASYLVEWDPARSAHRLSLHPDRDDDDIRSVTTELKSAIGSALQDGGPAWTLRTLAGDPARALGRLASEVNAPMIIVGTPERGFGHRITELLNGSVAAWLTHHQSRPVLVVPFRMAAHQDRAE